The proteins below come from a single Chryseobacterium nepalense genomic window:
- the rluF gene encoding 23S rRNA pseudouridine(2604) synthase RluF produces MEKTRINKYLSEVGYCSRRAADKLLEEGRIKINGKIPEMGTKVSDEDVIEVDGKPIREPQEDHVYIAFNKPVGIVSTTDTKREKNNIIDYISHPKRIFPIGRLDKPSEGLILLTSDGDIVNKILRSRNNHGKEYIVRVDKPITPKFLEKMRNGVPILDTVTKKCEVEKIDEMNFRIVLTQGLNRQIRRMCEYLGYEVKKLKRIRVLNIKLDLPIGKWRDLTEEELSSLQKLVEGSSKTFD; encoded by the coding sequence ATGGAAAAAACGCGTATCAATAAATATTTATCAGAAGTCGGTTACTGCTCCAGAAGAGCAGCAGATAAGCTTCTGGAAGAAGGGAGAATCAAGATCAACGGAAAAATTCCGGAGATGGGAACGAAAGTTTCCGATGAAGACGTGATTGAAGTAGATGGAAAGCCGATCCGTGAGCCACAGGAAGACCATGTTTATATTGCATTTAATAAGCCTGTAGGAATCGTTAGTACGACAGATACCAAAAGAGAGAAAAATAATATCATCGATTACATCAGCCACCCGAAAAGAATTTTTCCCATCGGAAGGCTTGATAAACCAAGTGAAGGCCTGATTCTTCTGACGAGTGACGGCGATATTGTTAATAAAATCCTGCGTTCAAGAAATAACCACGGGAAAGAATATATCGTACGGGTCGATAAGCCGATTACGCCGAAATTTCTCGAAAAAATGAGAAATGGTGTACCGATTTTAGACACAGTAACCAAAAAATGTGAGGTTGAAAAAATTGATGAAATGAACTTCCGGATTGTTCTTACACAGGGACTAAACCGCCAGATCCGGAGAATGTGCGAATACCTCGGGTATGAAGTGAAAAAACTCAAAAGGATACGTGTTTTGAATATTAAACTGGATCTGCCTATTGGAAAATGGAGAGATCTGACAGAAGAGGAATTATCATCACTTCAAAAACTGGTTGAGGGTTCCAGTAAAACTTTTGATTAA
- a CDS encoding MerR family transcriptional regulator, whose protein sequence is MKINLPDKLYYSIGEVAKAFDVNTSLIRYWEQEFPIIKPKKNKKGNRYFTPEDIKNLQIIYHLVKEKGYTLDGAKIALTTNSKISETITLIDRLEFVKAELLKLKDSLVEKDSE, encoded by the coding sequence ATGAAGATAAATTTACCAGATAAGCTGTATTATTCCATAGGAGAAGTTGCGAAAGCATTTGATGTAAACACTTCATTAATAAGATACTGGGAACAGGAATTCCCTATCATTAAGCCTAAAAAGAACAAAAAGGGCAACCGTTATTTCACTCCCGAAGACATCAAAAATCTTCAGATCATCTATCATCTGGTTAAGGAAAAAGGCTACACGCTCGACGGCGCCAAAATTGCCCTTACCACCAACAGCAAAATCTCGGAAACAATTACATTAATCGACAGGCTTGAATTTGTAAAAGCTGAACTGTTGAAACTTAAAGATTCTTTGGTGGAAAAAGATTCGGAATAA
- a CDS encoding helix-hairpin-helix domain-containing protein, producing the protein MKKNYYQQLAFMGMLLIILFGFQKYRSKEKENFSDVHFIVNNTTALHLAEFDPNDLDEKQWQHLGFTKKQTSTILNYKKIVGGKFLSKEQFKKCFAVSEEKFSELEPYILLPENNREANMNGFAHFKKKSIMVSRKFNPDFYAVADWIKLGFSERQAEAIIKYKNYLGGSFVSKEKFKECFIISEENYQKLSSYLILPEKTPAGFNYYKNNSISGKTKIQYRPFDPNLLDTDGWKSLGFSDKQSQIIVNYRERNLKGSFKNLEDIQKCFVISTEKFEELKPFIRLNQESIAARHNTVPSEIKQQEKTDFSKIDLNSITFRQLLEFGFDEKAAGSMIGFRKKLGGFMNKEQILTTYNIDIPLMEKLLSTAQLNTSNVIKYTLTEAPEEWLKSHPYFKYSADKIIFYRLTEKDEKKLWKLLKIKPEYEAKMKLYLK; encoded by the coding sequence ATGAAAAAAAATTATTACCAACAGCTTGCATTCATGGGAATGCTGCTGATTATTTTGTTTGGATTTCAAAAATACAGGAGCAAAGAAAAGGAAAACTTCTCCGATGTGCATTTTATCGTCAATAATACAACTGCTCTACATTTGGCAGAATTTGATCCGAATGATCTTGATGAAAAGCAATGGCAACATTTAGGGTTCACTAAAAAGCAGACGTCAACCATTCTTAATTATAAAAAAATAGTAGGCGGAAAATTTCTTTCTAAAGAGCAATTTAAAAAATGCTTTGCGGTCTCGGAAGAAAAATTTTCAGAACTGGAACCGTACATATTATTGCCTGAAAACAACAGGGAAGCAAACATGAACGGTTTTGCTCATTTTAAAAAGAAATCAATAATGGTTTCGCGAAAATTTAATCCCGATTTTTATGCTGTAGCTGACTGGATAAAGCTTGGATTTTCAGAGCGGCAGGCGGAAGCTATTATTAAATATAAAAACTATTTGGGCGGAAGTTTTGTAAGCAAAGAAAAATTCAAAGAGTGTTTTATTATTAGCGAAGAAAATTATCAAAAGTTATCATCTTATCTTATTCTTCCTGAAAAAACACCTGCCGGATTTAATTATTACAAGAATAATTCAATTTCCGGAAAAACTAAAATTCAATACCGTCCTTTCGATCCGAATCTATTAGACACCGACGGCTGGAAATCGCTGGGCTTTTCTGATAAGCAGTCACAGATTATTGTCAATTACCGTGAACGGAATTTAAAGGGAAGCTTTAAAAACCTGGAAGATATTCAGAAATGTTTTGTAATATCCACTGAGAAATTTGAGGAACTGAAGCCGTTTATCAGATTAAATCAAGAATCCATTGCAGCCCGGCACAACACTGTACCGTCTGAAATTAAACAGCAGGAAAAAACAGACTTTTCTAAAATTGATCTGAATTCGATTACTTTCAGACAGCTTTTAGAATTTGGATTCGATGAAAAAGCAGCCGGCTCTATGATTGGTTTCAGGAAAAAACTGGGTGGATTTATGAATAAGGAGCAGATATTAACAACGTATAACATCGATATACCATTAATGGAGAAACTGCTTTCCACAGCTCAGCTTAACACATCGAATGTTATAAAATATACCTTGACCGAAGCGCCGGAAGAATGGCTTAAAAGCCATCCCTATTTTAAATATTCCGCAGATAAAATTATTTTCTACAGGCTTACCGAAAAAGATGAAAAGAAATTGTGGAAACTTTTAAAGATCAAACCGGAATATGAGGCTAAAATGAAGCTTTATCTTAAATGA
- a CDS encoding SMP-30/gluconolactonase/LRE family protein yields the protein MKNILRFVPIGLVLVVLNCKSVNTNTMFYEDVQPKKISDQFTFTEGPSSDKEGNVYFTDQPNDKIYYWDWKTNQIVEFLNNTGRANGTHFDKDDNLITCSDNKGEIWKISKDKKIEVLLTNVEGKRLNGPNDVWNDKFGGMYFTDPLYERDYWINFKKETPHKSLYYRNKDGDVTKIETFTQPNGIVGSEKFKKLYVSDIGAGKTYVYDMLGEGKLSEKKLFCEMGSDGMTIDKHGNLYLTGNGVHVFNHEGKKIYHIPIDEDWTGNVTFGGKDNNVLFITASKSVYILPTKVTGVR from the coding sequence ATGAAAAATATTCTGCGGTTTGTCCCTATTGGTTTGGTTTTAGTAGTACTCAACTGCAAATCAGTAAATACCAATACTATGTTTTATGAAGACGTACAGCCGAAAAAAATTTCGGATCAGTTTACTTTTACAGAAGGACCTTCTTCGGATAAAGAAGGAAATGTTTATTTTACCGATCAGCCCAACGATAAGATTTATTACTGGGATTGGAAAACCAACCAGATTGTTGAGTTTCTAAATAATACGGGAAGAGCCAATGGTACTCATTTCGACAAAGATGATAATCTAATCACCTGCTCGGATAATAAAGGAGAGATCTGGAAAATTTCAAAAGACAAAAAAATTGAAGTCTTGCTGACAAATGTAGAAGGCAAAAGACTGAATGGTCCTAATGATGTATGGAATGATAAATTCGGTGGAATGTACTTTACGGATCCTTTATATGAAAGAGATTACTGGATCAATTTTAAGAAGGAAACACCTCATAAGAGTTTGTATTACAGAAATAAAGATGGTGACGTAACAAAAATTGAAACCTTTACGCAGCCGAATGGAATTGTTGGCAGTGAAAAATTCAAAAAATTGTATGTATCAGATATTGGTGCCGGAAAAACATATGTCTATGATATGCTGGGTGAAGGAAAATTATCTGAAAAGAAACTTTTCTGTGAGATGGGCTCCGATGGTATGACGATCGATAAGCACGGAAACCTTTATCTTACAGGAAATGGGGTTCATGTTTTCAATCATGAAGGAAAAAAGATTTACCATATTCCTATTGATGAGGACTGGACAGGAAATGTGACATTCGGAGGTAAGGATAATAATGTATTATTTATAACGGCTTCCAAATCAGTATACATTCTTCCTACAAAAGTAACGGGTGTAAGATAG